cacactccaaactccactatggccaagaccaaagagctgtcaaaggacaccagaaacaaaattgtagacctgcaccaggctgggaagactgaatctgcaataggtaagcaacttggtttgaagaaatcaactgtgggaacaattattaggaaatggaagacatacaagaccactgataatctccctcgatctggggctccacgcaagatctcaccccgtggggtcaaaatgatcacaagaacggtgagcaaaaatcccagaaccacacggggggacctagtgaatgacctgcagagagctgggaccaaagtaacaaagcctaccatcagtaacacactacgccgccagggactcaaatcctgcagtgccagacgtgtccccctgcttaagccagtacatgtccaggcccgtctgaagtttgctagagtgcatttggatgatccagaagaggattgggagaatgtcatatggtcagatgaaaccaaaatagaactttttggtaaaaactcaacttgtcgtgtttggaggacaaagaatgctgagttgcatccaaagaacaccatacctactgtgaagcatgggggctcgggtggaaacatcatgctttggggctgtttttctgcaaagggaccaggacgactgatccgtgtaaaggaaagaatgaatggggccatgtatcatgagattttgagtgaaaacctccttccatcagcaagggcactgaagatgaaacgtggctgggtctttcagcatgacaatgatcccaaacacaccgcccgggcaacgaaggagtggcttcgtaagaagcatttcaaggtcctggagtggcctagccagtctccagatctcaaccccatagaaaatctttggagggagttgaaagtctgtgttgcccagcgacagccccaaaacatcactgctctagaggagatctgcatggaggaatgggccaaaataccagcaacagtgtgtgaaaaccttgtgaagacttacagaaaacgtttgacctgtgtcattgccaacaaagggtatataacaaagtattgagaaacgtttgttattgaccaaatacttattttccactataatttgcaaataaattcattagaaatcctacaatgtgattttctggaagtttttttctcattttgtctgtcacagtttatgtgtacctatgatgaaaattacaggcctctctcatctttttaagtgggagaacttgcacaattggtggctgactaaatacttttcccccactgtatttatcatatttcaggagaagacccagatgcagacagtgttgaagtaacaaaagttcAGCGCAGTCGTCTCCAGGTCTTGGGTGGCTCGCTCCGACTGCCCgttggactgagggtggaaatcggaggacaggctggctgacGACCAAATTAGTTTGTAGAACACCTTCCAGAACCGGGACAagaactgaggaccccggtcggagaccatgtccactgggagttcatggatccggaagacgtgctgcaccatgagctgggccgtctctttggcggagggtagcttagggagaggaaggaagtgggcggctttggaaaaccggtccacaactgtcaggatggcggtgttgccatcagacggggGAAGACTCGTGACAACgtccagggatatgtgagaccagtgacggtgaggaacaggcagaggttggaggagaccagccggaacttgccgaggagtcttgttctgcggggatggtggagcgatggaattcgctttcacaaaaagctggttctccaggaggcgttggaggacctATCGGATGTGGAGCACGTGTTCTTGGGCGGAGCGGAAGAAGACGaggatgtcatcgaggtagaCCCTgacgaaccggttcaacatgtcgtggagaacatcattaaccagggcctggaacacagcaggagcattggtaagaccaaatggcatgaccagatactcgtagtgaccgctggtcgtgttgaaggcagtcttccactcgtccccctcctgTATCCGCACCAGGTGGTAGGCGTTCTGTAGGTCCAGCTGGAGGACACGTTGGCCCCCTGGAGCAGCTCGAAGgccgaggagatgagtggtagcaGGTAGCGGTTCTTTACCGCGATGCACAggcgcagggttttgtccttcttctccacaaagaagaaccctgggCCGGCGGTTtatgcctttctagggagtttttcctagccactgtgcttctacatctgcattgcttgctgtttggggttttaggctgggtttctgtatagcactttgtgacatctgctgatgtaaaatttgattgattgattgtccttcttctccacaaagaagaaccctgcgccggcgggggaggcagaaggacggatgaacccagcagctagggagtcctcaatgtatATCTCCATAGCTTTTGGTCTCCGGCCCTGACAGCGAGTACAGTCGTCCAGAGTGGTGCCTGGGAGAAAATCATAGTCATAGGGTCGGTGCGGCGGAAGCGAAGTGGcccgggccttactgaacacctcctggaggtcctggtactccgcgggAATGGCAGAGAGATCCGAGGCAACTTTCGAGCCCCCAGGAAGACGTCCTGGGGCAGGCTGCGCTGACTTCGGGCAATGAGCGTGGCAGAACGGGCTGCAGCCCAATGGCAAcagtagaccagtcaataaaggggttatattgctggagccaagagaaacccaatactacgggaacctgaggagacttaattagaaggaattggatcgtctcgctgtggttccctgatactcgtaggttgatgggggtggtaGTGTGGGTAACCCGGCCTATAGAGCGCCCGTCCAGCGCtctaacgtccatgggaatggagaggggctgagtggggatgcccagcACGGACACCAGGGTAGtgtccataaagctctcatcggcccctgagtcgatgagtacccggagagatttcgactggttcccccacagcaagatggcatgaaaggtgatgcgagtaaggggagaggaaaagttatccatatggcccaccagagtactcgctcctaccggtgagcctggtcttttagtggacaggtggacacaaaatgaccagtagtcccgcaatacaggcaactctttatgtgaagcctgtattgccgTTGGGCTGAagacagcctagctctgcctagttgcatcggctcgGGAAGAGGTGAATCGGAAGACTTCGGAGAATCTCGGGGGAACTCGGGTAGCCTCGGGTTCTCTCGGCAACAGAGCCGTCGGGGACTTCCATGATGcctcggaggcgaggtggaaccagacttcctctccttccttcgttCCCGCGAGTCGAGATCCATCGGTAGTTCCCGGGCTGCAAGCTCGTCCTTTACTTCCTCCGATACTCCGTgcaggaacgtgtcgaacagcgcttccgggttccaggcacactcagctgccaacgtgcgaaaatccactgcatagtctgccacactgcgggattcttgccgaagctggagtaacttcccGGCAGCCTCTCTCCCAGACAATGGAGCACCAAAAACCTTCTTTACCTCCTGcacgaactcctccagactgaagcatacggccgactgttgttcccacactgccgtagcccaggcCAGAGCTCTCCCGGACATCAGTGTGATGAGGTACATTATCTTAGAGCGgtccgaggggaaggaggagggctgcagctcaaTGATGAGCGAACACTGAGCGAGAAATGCCCAACAGTTTCCTGACTCTCCAGCGAAGCGTTCCGGGGGAGGTAAGTGGGGTTCTCGGGAAAACGGGGTGGCCGGGGAGGCCATGCTGCTAACagccgggttactgaggggctgggaggttaccgtcgtggtaggctgcctaacagacaacccacggaattgctccagcaatgtgttaaacgctcggtcatggcgttcggccaaggtctggaacccttcTATGAGACCACAAAGCAACTCCTCatgccttccaatggtggctccttgggaggagatggcgttgcggagctggtctgagtctgccaggtcagtcatggccagttcgtactatcacgtttcaggagaacacccagatgcagacagtgttgaattaacaaaagtttattaaaaaaacagggggcaggcaaacgacaggtcaagggcaggcataGGTcttaatccagatcagagtccaaaaggtacagaacggcaggcagtctcagggtcagggcaggcagaggtcaacaatccagggtggtgtgacaaggtacagagcagcaggcaggctcagggtcagggcaggcagaatggtcaaaaccagaaaaactagaaaacaggaacttgagaaagacaggatcaaggggaaaaacaaaacaaaacaaactggcaaaagacaaacagagaacacaggtctaaatacactggggataatggggaagatgggggacacctggaggggggtggagacaatcacaaagacaggtgaaacagatcagggtgtgtcaatattttgatttgtttaacactttttggttactacatcatttcatatgtgttatttcatagttttgatgtcttcactattattctacaatgtagaaaatagtaaaaataaaaataaaaacttgaatgagtaggtgttctaaaacttttgacgggtagtgtatataatgtcaaagtggaagaaaaatgcaAAACTAAACACATttaattaatgaaaaataaaacactaatatgtcttgattagataagtattgaaccccccgagtcaatacatgttataatcacctttggcagcgataacagctgtgagtctttctgggtaagtcttgaAGACATGTTCACCATTGGctgtttgaagtgactcaaatcctatTTCCGATTCGAATCTgttctttttcctgcagtctgaacagccaaaaagcacatggaatctgATATTTTATGCCACATTTCAACCCACCTTCGTAGGTGGTTTGaagtcagatacaaatctgattcctggccatgtgacttgtgtctgaacggtcaaatctgatttatttgtcCTCAAGaagtggtttttagactgttatttggcatatcttgttgcttgctagctactgtgttgacagtttgacaagaacatgtggtagctaaatagcttgttaattgtttacaaataaATTAGTCAACATGCAAGAAAGCTAAacggctacctagctagctagttgactgctgtggctagccaaaaattATTTGTTTTGAAAGTTGGAACATTTTATCCTTTGCGgctttaaaagtatttttacactataattttttacattcaaagcaactgggaaacatCCATGGGAGGCATTgctgtcaccttagcttgctacataacttctgggcaataggaagcacgagcaccaccaccaatcagcctacaccactgtgCACACACCTGTTGTTAATATGACAACTAGAGTAGCCATGCCAGCAAATGACTGTCTGAACATACACAAAtctgatttggtcacttgtaacttgctgtttagACAGTCAGTAGTCCAAAactgatttgaaaaacaaaactgatttgaacATTAAGGCTTAAGAGCTTTTCACACcttgattgtacaatatttgccaatTATTCTTGAAATAATTATTCAAGCtcagtcaagttggttgttgatcattgctagagagCCATTTTCAAGTCGATTTAAGTCGAAACTGTAAATAGGCCACTCAAGaatattcaatgttgtcttgctaagcaactccagtgtatatttggcattgtgttttaggtaattgtcctgctgaaaggtgaatttgtctcccagtgtctgttggaaagcaaactgaacaaagttttcctccaggattttgcctgtgcttagctctattccatttctttttttgcagtattactttagtgcctttttggaaacaggatgcatgttttggaatatttgtattctgtacaggcttccttcttttcactgtcatttatgttagtattgtggagtaactacaatgttgttgatccatcctcagttatctcctatcacagccattaaactctgtaactgttttaaaatcaccattggccacatggtgaaatccctgagcggtttccttcctctctggcaactgagttaggaagggcgactgtatctttgtagtgactgggtgtattgatacaccatccgaagtgtaattaataactgcaccatgctcaaagggatattcaatgtcagctttttttttacccatctaccaataggtgcccttctttgcgaaccattggaaaacctccctggtgtttgtggatgaatctgtgcttgaaattcactgctcgactgagggaccttaaagataattgtgtgtgtggagTACAGCGATGGGGTAGTCATTTTACAAATAATGTTAAACTCTATTATTGCACAGAGAGTGAGTATATATAACTTATAAAACATTTttggcagacactcttatccagagcaactagggttaagtgccatgctcaagggcacattgacagatttttcacctagtcagctcaggaattcaaaccagcaaccttttagtTACTGACCCCAAGCTCTTAAccgttaggctacctgccgccccgcaagtattatgtgacttgtaaagcacatttttactcctgaacttatttaggcggGCCATAACAAAaaggattgaatacttattgactcaagacatttcacctttaaattttttatacatttgtaaacatttctaaaaacataattccactttgacattatagggtattgtgtgtagatcagtgacacaacatctcaatttaatccaatttaaattcaggctgtaacacaacaaagggtgtgaatactttctgaaggcactgtaactcaaATAACCTTTTCATAAATAAGAAAAGGACTGAAAGTGCTACTTTGTGCCCCGGTCTCCCCTATCTATCCCTCAatctatctctccatctttctctttgGACTTCTATCTATCCAACTGTTCAGCGGAATTGAGGTCTCTACCAGGGTGTCTGTGGCTTTGGCCTACATCCATAAAATGCCAATCAAGATTGCTGTTTGCGTTGCATGGAGGGTAACTCACCCCATCTCATTCTCACCCCATCATTAAATAATTCAGTCATCATGGAAAATTAGATCACTGTTGGAGTGTGAAGATATCTCTAAAGTAAATAAATAATCTGTAGGCCTATAATAAATACATTCTATAGAAAGACATAAGAAAAAGCCTATTCAATTAAAGACTGCTCTTTTGAACAATATATCTGCCTAACATCTCCTGTCCACAGGACATTATGTTTTTTGTTTAGGCCTGCTTTCTGCCACTTTTGTGGGAAATATGGCCAAGATTAATCGCCTTGCTTTGATTGAACTGAACTAGGCTTTCAATCTGAATACAGGGTTGGAGGTCCTTGCCTCGCCTTTCTAGGCCACCAGAGGGCGGATGTGGTCTCTTCCATCAGTGAATAACGCCCATGCTAGTTTGAGCCAGACAGACTCTCACAACTTCTACATCAGGACCAGCCGGTGGACGGATTTTTGGATACGCTGTTGAAACTATTTGTGAATACATTTGACTTCGGCTTTTATGGAGTGATCCCTTTTAAACAATCTCAACACTTTCAGAATATTTACTTACATTGCTCGGAACGTTCTATCAAGGTAAAAGACAATCATATTTCAAGTCTCAAAATGACTCCTCTTTTTGCTTTGTTCGTACTTTTCCTGAGGGCTGCGGAGCCCCGACATGTCGGCTCTGGTTACACGGCGCTGAGGACCCAGGACAGGGACGGGTTTGCACATGCACTAGCCACGGGGACCGGAGAGTCAGAATCTGAGGTGAATCTGAATCAGATTGGAGGAGGATATGTCGAATCTCTGTCGCAGGAACCAGACGCAAACACAAAGAGAGTCCCCCGGGGCGCCAAGGATGGAAGTTCTAGAAAACGGGACCAGCAGTCTCCCCACAGCTACGGACACCCCAGACCGTATGACCCGGACGGCTACTTTACCACGCCCAAGAGTGCACACCTGGCCGGCAACAGCACCCCAGACAGAGATTCCAAGGGCTCGGTGCTGCTCCACAACCCACTCTATCCGGTAACTGACAGCTCCTACGGGGCTTACGCAGTGATGCTGCTGGCCCTCATCCTATTCGCCATGGGCATCGTCGGTAACCTCGCGCTCATGTGTATCGTTTGGCACAACTATTACCTAAAGAGCGCGTGGAACTGCATCCTTGCCAGCCTGGCGTTCTGGGACTTCCTCGTGCTCTTTTTCTGCTTGCCAGTGGTGGTCTTCAACGAGCTCACCAAGAGACGGTTGCTAGGGGACCTGTCATGTCGGATTGTGCCCTACATGGAGGTAAAAAGTTCACATTGAACGTCCACGTACGTGAGGACCTTTCGGCCGTGTGCATAAAGAGATGCAAAGAGATGCACCTGTTGCGTCATGCGCAAATGTCCCGTTATTTCTGCATAGGATCTAGCTCTCCTCGTTGTCCCATTATTGAACAGTAGGGCTAGGCCAGTCATACACACAAGTTATCATAATTTTGTATAAATAAAAATGATTATACCTACACATATAGGGACAGGTAGCTAAGGTATAAATAAAGAGTCTATGACGAGATACAAAGAACACCTATTGTAAAATGTCTGATCTTTTTAGTTATAGATATGGGTGAAAGGCTACTATTCACATATTTTTTAGTATGAAAACTCAGCCTGCCCCCAATAGGGCTTCTGCCATCAGGGCTGAAATAGTGCACTTGCAGGATTGATGGTGCTAGCCCAGCTCTGGCTGTTCCACTTGTCTGGGTATTTATATATTTCAAACACAAACTATACTTAATCActataatgtgtgtgttttttatagTTGCAATTACACAATGTGCACCACTGCCCGTGTATATAGCTGTCTTCAGACTGGTGCCAGACCCCTCTGTATTATGGTAGTTAGCCCATTGTTATGCTAACGAAGGCCTCACGTTAATAGTCTGGCGGGGTGTGCTTAACTAATTGAGGTTGTTAGGAACTCTATCAAGGAGGGGATCTGGGTCAGATAGACCACTCTAATGTTAATCTATATGCTATTTTTAACCAAGCTGAGTAGGACATTTGTATATTCCTGGGGATCTATTCAGGGTAGTAGTGCTTCCCCCAGTCTCAGAATCAGCATCATTCCCCCAGTCTCAGAACCTGCCAAATGAACATCTTGTATTGAAACCAGTGTCACTGCATCTGTCccattcactctccctctctcctttccactgtcttcttctctccttctttgccctcacccctctctcccatcttcaCTTTGTCTTTCTGTTTCGCCTCCCTCTCTACATCTTTCCCCCCTCTTCTTccttatttctccctctctcattctcctacccctctccctccaggtGACCTCCCTGGGAGTAGCCACGTTCAGCCTGTGTGCGTTGACCATCGACCGGTTCCACGCAGCgaccagcccccagccccaggcTCCGCGGGTGGAGCCCTGCCAGTCCATCCTGGCCAAGCTGTCTGTGGTCTGGATCGGCTCCATGGTCCTGGCTGCTCCAGAGCTGTTGCTGTGGCAGCTCACCCAAGAGGTCTCCGTCCAGCCAGGGGGCTTCGTGGTCGACCTGTGTGTCCGGAGGCCCTCCCTCAGCCTGCCTGAGTCGGTCTACTCCCTGGTGCTGACGTACCACGAGGCCCGCATGTGGTGGTACTTCGGCTGCTACTTCTGCCTGCCGCTCCTCTTCACCCTCGCCTGCCAGCTGGTGACGAGACACGTTGTCGCTGAAGAGGCACGGAAGAAACAGGGGACAACCACAGTAGTAGGAGGAAAAAGAGTAcgtccttcctcttcctccacctcctcttcatcatcatcctaTTCCGCTCCTAAGAAGCAGCAGCAGCTGAAGAGAGAGCGTAGGTTGAGTTCTACAGTCGTGGCGTTGGCCATCGTTTACGCCGTGTGTAACCTCCCCGAGAACGTGTGTAACATCGCCCTGGCCTACATCGCCAACCCCGTCTCCACGACGACCGAGGCCCTGCTGGCTCTGATTGGCCAGTTCCTGTTGTTCGTCCGTTGCTCGGCGACACCGGTGTTGTTCCTGTGTCTGTGTCGTTCCCTGGGCCAGGCCTTCATGGActgttgctgttgctgctgtGAGGAGTGTCTGCCAGACGGAGCATCTTCATCATCTACTTCCTCCACTACCGCCACAGcggtctcctcctccctctcctccccgtcaTCACCCTCGCCGTCCAACACCAAGGAGGAGAAGCTGAAGATTGTGTCTGGGACTACACCAGCCATCTTCTACGACAAGGCCAAAGACAGCTCCTCTCTCATGGTCATCGGAACACCCTGCTGAGATCCTCTCCCTGACTAGCCTGGAGTCACCTCATTGGGGCACAAAGCGACCAAGCTACCCTTAGACCATCAGACCTTCAGCTCTCTTACCCCAACCTCTCTCAGCCCATGCTGGCTGTGCTGGGCATTGAACTGAATGAAGATAAAGGATCTCTATGATGCTGGGTCTTTAGAGAGTGacttattttacctttattttaccaagaagactATTGAGATTAAAGGTAGACTTAGCACTGTTGAGATCATCATGCACAGGGGGGCGACTTCCTGCTTAAAGCCAACTTTTTATGAGTTTAAGGTAATTGGTTTTGAGAGAATTGTGGTTATGACTACTTAATGAACTCTTGGCTAGGGCTTTGGTTGTCTTCAATCCCTCCCAGCCGTGAGATAAGTTATGAAGATAACTTAACCATTATGACACGAGACAACATATCAATTGTAGTGGTGCAGCTGAAAGCTAGGAGAGAGCTGAATCAACTGCCATGAATTTTCAAACTTTTTTTACTAGTTTCTATACTCTCTTTTAATAAGAAGAAGAACAACAAAGACGTTCAATTATCAAAAAAAGAAAACAATTATCTTAGCTGTGAATAATGGTCTGGATTCTTGGTGTATTTTTTAACATCCTGTGTTTTTATTAGGGTAGATTAACAACAGAAAGAGCCATTGAGGGATCCTCTGACTGTGTCTGTGGGGTAAATGTTCCCTCTCTAACCCACCTCTAACCCCCTGAACCCCATCTCACAGTGATCTACAAGGGAAGGAATGTGGTAGAATGGTACCCGTCAAACACCAGTCATAACACCCACTACCGCTGGTGACAGACTGTTTACACGTGGTGTAAATATTAATTGACTTGTCATTAGCTAAGTAACTAACAACCACTACAGTGTAGTCTTCTAGGATCTCTCCAGAGCCATTGTGAATGTGACAGTGGGCGCAAATCAACGGTCTGGTGTGTTAAGAATTGTTCCAGTATTGTTTGTTGTGTAGCTCAGGGTTTTCTCATCATTTTGCCTGTCGAAACCATGCTGCAGAGCATCTTCTGCAGAGCTACTAAAATTGCTCAGGGCCCATATCCACCAAttgtctcagagtaggaatgctgTTCTAGGATCAATTTTGCCTT
This window of the Coregonus clupeaformis isolate EN_2021a chromosome 10, ASM2061545v1, whole genome shotgun sequence genome carries:
- the LOC121575411 gene encoding G-protein coupled receptor 37-like 1, with protein sequence MTPLFALFVLFLRAAEPRHVGSGYTALRTQDRDGFAHALATGTGESESEVNLNQIGGGYVESLSQEPDANTKRVPRGAKDGSSRKRDQQSPHSYGHPRPYDPDGYFTTPKSAHLAGNSTPDRDSKGSVLLHNPLYPVTDSSYGAYAVMLLALILFAMGIVGNLALMCIVWHNYYLKSAWNCILASLAFWDFLVLFFCLPVVVFNELTKRRLLGDLSCRIVPYMEVTSLGVATFSLCALTIDRFHAATSPQPQAPRVEPCQSILAKLSVVWIGSMVLAAPELLLWQLTQEVSVQPGGFVVDLCVRRPSLSLPESVYSLVLTYHEARMWWYFGCYFCLPLLFTLACQLVTRHVVAEEARKKQGTTTVVGGKRVRPSSSSTSSSSSSYSAPKKQQQLKRERRLSSTVVALAIVYAVCNLPENVCNIALAYIANPVSTTTEALLALIGQFLLFVRCSATPVLFLCLCRSLGQAFMDCCCCCCEECLPDGASSSSTSSTTATAVSSSLSSPSSPSPSNTKEEKLKIVSGTTPAIFYDKAKDSSSLMVIGTPC